The following are encoded together in the Pedobacter steynii genome:
- a CDS encoding NAD-dependent epimerase: MKVLVTGTAGFIGFHLAKFLLERGDEVIGIDNINDYYDVHLKYRRLEETGINTADLKYSKGLVSSKYLNYQFIKLDITDHGKLKKVFKDCHFDAVCNLAAQAGVRYSLTNPRAYIDSNITGFLNILECCRIHHIKHLVYASSSSVYGLNKEMPFSSNQHADHPVSLYAASKKSNELMAHAYSHLFQLPTTGLRFFTVYGPWGRPDMALFLFTKAILENRNIEVFNNGMMKRDFTYVDDIVDGIVRVIDHPAKSNPEWNEFKPDPASSKVPYRVFNIGRGQSVDLMEFIGEIEKNLGKVAHKHFLPLQNGDVVKTWANISNMKKMLGYQPRVSVAEGIRNFVSWYKDFYGVTENIPEQLEPVGYD; this comes from the coding sequence ATGAAAGTATTGGTTACCGGTACAGCCGGTTTTATTGGGTTTCACCTCGCGAAATTTCTGTTGGAAAGAGGAGATGAAGTAATCGGAATTGATAACATTAACGATTACTATGATGTTCATCTAAAGTACCGGCGACTGGAAGAAACGGGCATTAATACTGCCGATCTGAAATACAGCAAAGGGCTGGTCAGCAGTAAGTATCTAAATTATCAGTTTATTAAGCTCGACATTACAGACCATGGCAAATTAAAAAAAGTATTTAAGGACTGTCATTTTGATGCGGTATGCAATCTGGCTGCCCAGGCAGGGGTGAGGTATAGTCTAACCAATCCGAGGGCTTATATTGATTCGAACATCACCGGATTTCTGAATATTTTAGAATGTTGCAGGATACATCACATCAAACACCTGGTATATGCGAGTTCTTCCAGCGTTTATGGATTGAATAAGGAAATGCCGTTTTCCTCAAACCAGCATGCTGATCACCCGGTGTCTTTGTATGCCGCTTCTAAAAAAAGTAATGAGCTGATGGCACATGCCTATAGCCATCTGTTCCAGCTTCCAACTACTGGGCTGAGGTTTTTTACGGTTTATGGCCCCTGGGGGAGGCCGGATATGGCGCTGTTTCTCTTTACAAAAGCAATTCTTGAAAACAGGAATATTGAAGTATTTAATAATGGCATGATGAAACGGGATTTCACCTATGTGGATGACATTGTGGATGGTATTGTCCGTGTGATTGATCATCCCGCAAAAAGCAATCCGGAATGGAATGAATTTAAGCCTGATCCTGCCAGTTCAAAAGTACCGTACCGGGTGTTTAACATTGGCCGGGGGCAGTCGGTAGACCTGATGGAATTTATTGGAGAGATTGAGAAAAACCTGGGAAAGGTGGCACATAAACATTTTTTGCCCCTGCAGAACGGAGATGTGGTTAAAACCTGGGCAAACATTTCAAACATGAAAAAGATGCTGGGATACCAGCCACGTGTTTCTGTCGCAGAAGGAATCCGGAATTTCGTGAGTTGGTATAAAGATTTCTATGGGGTAACAGAAAACATACCGGAGCAACTGGAACCAGTAGGTTATGATTGA
- a CDS encoding glycosyltransferase, with translation MSRIIHLIGNLARGGAERFVVDLCNEMARKPEHEITLVSLCGNQKENSFLEEIDERVNYVSFEKKSGFSWTVLMKLTAWLKNQSPDIVHSHQNSSEYLLLYRMARNETIFFHTIHNLAEAECPGLILKMFRKVFYKSNKVIPVTISADCSRSYREYYRLRNDVLVENARPPVLITAERNELLKQYKGNEDGFLIVHIGRISPEKNQKLLIEVVQKLNETTPVPCRLLLIGEVKELKLYQSLKKQVNGDPCIEFLGGKKNVGDYLSIADAFCLSSTWEGMPISLIEAMSLGCIPVCTPIGGMKEMIRTGITGFLSREVSTTAYYEALKQALYTPDKETIKENLKKDYEQKYTIGISAGKHLKVYAIAMNLKEHKVRELYC, from the coding sequence ATGTCTAGGATTATACACCTTATCGGCAATCTGGCCAGAGGCGGGGCGGAACGGTTTGTAGTGGACCTTTGTAATGAAATGGCCAGGAAGCCAGAACATGAAATTACGCTGGTTTCTTTATGTGGAAACCAAAAAGAGAATAGCTTTCTGGAGGAGATCGATGAGCGGGTAAACTATGTTTCTTTTGAAAAGAAAAGTGGGTTCAGCTGGACGGTGCTGATGAAACTTACCGCCTGGCTGAAAAATCAGTCTCCTGATATTGTCCATAGCCATCAAAACAGCAGCGAGTACCTGTTGTTGTACCGTATGGCCAGGAATGAGACCATCTTTTTTCATACAATACATAACCTGGCTGAGGCAGAATGCCCCGGCTTGATATTAAAAATGTTCAGAAAGGTTTTTTATAAAAGTAATAAGGTAATCCCTGTGACCATATCTGCTGATTGCAGCCGGTCTTACCGGGAATACTACCGGTTAAGAAACGATGTCCTGGTTGAAAATGCAAGGCCCCCGGTATTGATCACCGCGGAACGGAATGAGCTTTTAAAGCAATATAAAGGAAATGAGGATGGTTTTCTGATCGTTCATATCGGTCGGATTTCCCCGGAAAAAAATCAAAAGCTTTTGATTGAGGTGGTGCAGAAACTCAATGAAACCACGCCTGTACCTTGCCGGCTGTTGCTGATCGGAGAAGTCAAAGAGCTGAAATTATACCAAAGTCTGAAAAAACAGGTGAATGGAGATCCCTGTATCGAGTTTCTGGGTGGGAAGAAAAATGTGGGGGATTACCTGAGCATTGCAGATGCCTTTTGCTTATCGAGTACCTGGGAAGGAATGCCCATCTCTCTTATAGAGGCCATGTCTCTGGGCTGTATTCCGGTATGTACGCCTATCGGTGGGATGAAGGAGATGATCCGTACAGGGATCACCGGGTTTTTAAGCAGGGAGGTCAGTACAACTGCTTATTATGAGGCTTTAAAACAGGCATTGTATACCCCGGATAAAGAAACGATAAAAGAAAATTTGAAGAAAGACTACGAACAGAAATATACCATTGGCATCTCGGCCGGCAAACACCTGAAAGTGTATGCAATTGCCATGAATTTAAAGGAGCATAAGGTACGGGAACTCTATTGTTGA
- the asnB gene encoding asparagine synthase (glutamine-hydrolyzing), producing MCGIFGTLNDEYAIRKEQIFEGLLHRGPDEQGCFSLYNVQLYHTRLAIQDLTVSGQQPMMYKGLVIVFNGEIYNHMELRQKYGLSAASNSDTLTILMLFERIGMKMLEEFDGMFAFALYDTQNLKLYLARDRAGKKPLYIYKKGVSYVFSSELNVLYRSCRPEINYAALADYLYLGHYYRKATPYHLVNELENGHYMIIDTLLGHAEDVCWFKMEDAYRNEQGIGYEDALSQLDQHLDTAVKRRIESADLDVGSFLSGGIDSGLVTAMAAGHQSRLKTFTVKVPGSFDESALAEKVATRYGTDHTVVEIDFSDLANDIEKIISNHGEPNSDNSAIPSYYVAREAKKYITVVLNGDGADELFGGYRRYVPFKHLDFFNPGYFTKMGAGMLTKILPVANQKQSLYTYAYRLLKFAGYADPVKIYCSASSDLFVGFEEAFIIKPEMLAITGDLERYNGYSISPLKKLLLMDFESMLFSRLLPKMDIATMGHSIEGRSPFLAREILNFAPGLPDQYKIKNIRTKHILRTLAKKYLPAELIEQPKRGFEIPLQKWVDHELREVMQTYLLAPDALYPHIIKKSFIEQLITRRIGISEERRAKILFCVFSLEVWHKSL from the coding sequence ATGTGCGGAATTTTTGGAACACTAAATGATGAGTATGCAATCCGGAAAGAGCAGATCTTTGAAGGATTGCTTCATCGCGGGCCGGATGAGCAGGGTTGTTTTAGCTTGTATAATGTACAACTTTACCATACCAGACTGGCGATTCAGGATTTAACTGTTTCCGGTCAGCAGCCGATGATGTACAAAGGTCTGGTGATTGTTTTTAACGGAGAGATTTATAACCATATGGAGCTGAGACAGAAATATGGTCTTTCTGCCGCTTCAAATTCGGATACCTTAACCATTCTGATGCTGTTTGAACGGATAGGAATGAAAATGCTGGAGGAATTTGATGGCATGTTTGCCTTTGCTTTGTATGATACGCAGAACCTGAAGTTATACCTGGCAAGGGACAGGGCCGGAAAAAAGCCCTTATACATCTACAAGAAAGGGGTAAGTTATGTCTTCTCTTCGGAGTTGAATGTGCTTTACCGCAGTTGCCGGCCAGAAATCAATTATGCTGCACTTGCAGATTATCTTTATCTCGGTCATTACTACCGGAAGGCAACGCCTTATCACCTGGTAAATGAGTTGGAGAATGGACATTATATGATCATTGATACCTTGCTTGGCCATGCAGAAGATGTTTGCTGGTTTAAGATGGAGGATGCTTATAGAAACGAACAGGGTATAGGTTATGAGGATGCTTTATCACAGTTGGATCAGCACCTGGATACCGCCGTGAAAAGGAGAATAGAAAGTGCAGATCTGGATGTGGGGTCATTTTTAAGTGGAGGAATTGATAGTGGCCTGGTCACGGCGATGGCTGCGGGGCATCAGTCCCGGTTAAAGACATTTACCGTAAAAGTACCGGGTTCTTTTGATGAGTCGGCACTTGCGGAAAAAGTAGCCACAAGATATGGTACAGATCATACGGTAGTGGAGATCGATTTTTCTGATCTGGCAAATGATATTGAGAAGATCATTTCCAATCATGGGGAGCCAAATTCAGACAATTCGGCAATTCCCAGCTATTATGTGGCCAGGGAGGCTAAAAAATACATTACGGTAGTTTTAAACGGAGATGGGGCGGATGAGTTGTTTGGCGGTTACCGGAGGTATGTTCCTTTTAAACACCTGGATTTTTTTAACCCTGGTTATTTTACAAAAATGGGCGCTGGTATGCTGACTAAAATCCTGCCCGTCGCCAATCAAAAACAAAGCCTTTATACCTATGCTTACCGGCTCCTGAAATTCGCCGGTTATGCTGATCCGGTAAAAATTTATTGTTCGGCCTCTTCCGACTTATTTGTGGGATTTGAAGAGGCCTTTATCATCAAACCAGAAATGCTGGCCATTACCGGAGACCTGGAACGGTATAATGGTTATTCCATATCGCCATTAAAGAAATTATTGCTGATGGATTTTGAATCGATGTTATTTAGCCGGCTGCTGCCAAAAATGGACATTGCGACAATGGGACATTCCATCGAGGGGAGAAGCCCTTTTCTGGCCAGGGAAATCCTTAATTTTGCACCGGGTTTACCGGATCAGTATAAGATCAAAAATATCCGTACGAAACACATCCTGAGAACACTGGCCAAAAAATACCTTCCGGCAGAGTTGATTGAGCAGCCTAAAAGAGGTTTCGAAATACCTTTGCAAAAATGGGTAGACCATGAGCTTCGGGAGGTGATGCAGACCTATCTGCTGGCTCCGGATGCATTGTATCCCCATATCATCAAAAAGTCTTTCATTGAACAGCTGATCACCAGACGGATCGGTATTTCTGAAGAAAGAAGGGCTAAAATTCTCTTCTGTGTTTTCAGTCTGGAGGTATGGCATAAAAGTCTGTAA
- a CDS encoding glycosyltransferase, translated as MKDPKRVILLTPSMSKGGAETQLLKLALFLKSEGDQVLIISLKPIDEFNGLLERSGLEVLFLNNWSSHFLSNLRLLHSRVKSFQPQVMVAFMFIAIIFARLLKKSLRFKLISSIRISVLPAKWYLPFKLTAGLDDVLVYNSLAAKSNFESRNPRLKGGLVIHNGISIPADTAEMSGKSGVFRWVCVGHFRWNKDYPTLFKAIALIRDQHFCVDILGELNGADWPYRMIEELNIQDRVNLIGFRPDIAAYLNESDAFVLSSFSEGMPNAVLEAMAHALPVLISDIDGNRELLEAVKCGFLFEKQNEYELATRMLNMMDISLSERKELGERGRQYLKMEFSEGFVMRQWKALIEKTNDDVRNFWNTK; from the coding sequence ATGAAAGATCCTAAACGTGTGATTTTATTGACGCCCTCCATGAGTAAGGGCGGGGCAGAGACACAATTGCTAAAGCTGGCCCTCTTTCTGAAATCGGAAGGGGATCAGGTACTGATCATTTCGCTGAAACCAATAGATGAGTTTAACGGACTGCTGGAGCGCTCGGGACTGGAAGTCCTGTTTTTGAACAACTGGTCTTCGCATTTTCTTTCCAACCTCCGCCTGCTCCATTCCAGGGTGAAAAGTTTCCAACCGCAGGTAATGGTTGCATTTATGTTCATCGCGATCATCTTTGCCCGTTTGCTGAAAAAGAGCCTGAGGTTTAAACTGATTTCCAGCATCAGGATCTCGGTACTGCCGGCCAAATGGTATCTGCCATTTAAATTGACCGCAGGCTTAGACGATGTGCTGGTGTATAATTCCCTGGCTGCTAAAAGTAATTTTGAAAGCCGGAATCCCAGGTTAAAAGGAGGTTTAGTCATTCACAATGGCATCTCCATTCCTGCAGATACAGCGGAGATGTCCGGAAAAAGCGGGGTTTTCAGGTGGGTCTGTGTGGGACATTTCAGGTGGAATAAAGATTATCCAACGCTGTTTAAAGCTATTGCACTGATCCGGGATCAGCATTTCTGTGTGGACATCCTCGGGGAGCTGAACGGCGCAGACTGGCCATACCGGATGATAGAGGAATTGAACATCCAGGACCGGGTAAACCTGATTGGTTTTCGGCCTGATATTGCTGCTTATCTGAATGAATCTGATGCTTTTGTGCTCTCTTCCTTTTCGGAGGGAATGCCTAATGCGGTTCTGGAAGCAATGGCACATGCTTTACCGGTTCTGATATCAGATATTGATGGGAACAGAGAATTGCTGGAGGCGGTGAAATGTGGTTTTTTGTTCGAAAAACAGAATGAGTATGAGTTGGCAACCAGGATGTTAAACATGATGGATATTTCCCTGTCAGAAAGGAAAGAATTGGGGGAAAGGGGAAGACAATACCTGAAAATGGAATTCTCTGAAGGCTTTGTGATGAGGCAATGGAAAGCATTGATTGAAAAAACTAACGACGATGTGCGGAATTTTTGGAACACTAAATGA
- a CDS encoding pyridoxal phosphate-dependent aminotransferase: MMKFTDEELIVVKKLEILKNEAGSHSPGIFTFRQKLPEVEIKIDACFLSNPYATDLFIEYFNKEILETGRIRDLLECYPSQNGVIAEILADFLAINPQHIFIGNGAIEIIQAVIHNFTEKKIMINIPTFSSYYEYVKEGVEVIYNELSKAEDYSLDVDRYIAKVKFYRPDTIVLINPNNPNGAYTRIVDVQRILDELWFVKNIIVDESFIHFAYESQSYQLVSLSNLVAENPNLIVIKSMSKDFGVAGIRAGYGIMKQEYVQQLLSRGYLWNSNGLAEYFFRLYTRSDFAMRYDILRVKYIVETLEFIKELRQLPYIKVYPSMANFVLIELTNGIMASDFVAKLLISYGIYIRTCDDKIGLEGQFIRLASRSRTENNYIINSLRCCLEMNVVLDLIDEKAI; the protein is encoded by the coding sequence ATGATGAAATTTACTGATGAAGAACTGATAGTTGTCAAAAAACTGGAAATCTTAAAAAATGAAGCGGGATCACATTCACCTGGCATTTTTACCTTCCGGCAAAAGCTTCCGGAGGTAGAGATAAAAATTGACGCCTGCTTTCTGTCCAATCCCTATGCTACAGATCTTTTTATTGAATATTTCAATAAGGAAATTCTGGAGACTGGCAGGATCAGAGATCTGCTGGAATGTTATCCTTCTCAAAATGGAGTGATTGCTGAAATCCTGGCCGACTTCCTGGCGATAAATCCCCAGCATATTTTTATTGGAAATGGCGCTATTGAGATCATACAGGCTGTAATTCACAATTTTACCGAGAAAAAGATCATGATCAATATCCCTACCTTTTCTTCCTATTATGAGTACGTAAAAGAAGGGGTGGAAGTGATTTACAATGAGCTGTCCAAAGCAGAGGACTACAGCCTGGATGTGGACCGTTACATTGCAAAAGTCAAATTTTACCGCCCCGATACCATTGTGCTGATCAATCCCAATAATCCCAATGGGGCCTATACCCGGATTGTAGATGTGCAGCGTATATTGGATGAGCTGTGGTTTGTGAAGAATATTATCGTAGATGAAAGTTTTATCCATTTTGCTTATGAGAGTCAGAGTTATCAGCTGGTTTCCCTGAGTAACCTGGTCGCGGAAAATCCAAATCTGATCGTGATTAAGAGCATGTCCAAAGATTTTGGCGTGGCGGGGATCAGGGCGGGTTATGGCATCATGAAACAGGAATATGTTCAGCAGCTGCTGAGCAGGGGGTACCTGTGGAATTCCAACGGGCTTGCAGAATACTTTTTCAGGTTGTATACCAGAAGCGATTTTGCAATGAGGTATGATATCCTCCGGGTAAAATACATTGTGGAAACACTGGAATTTATCAAAGAACTCCGGCAACTCCCTTATATTAAAGTCTACCCAAGCATGGCGAATTTTGTGTTGATTGAGCTGACCAACGGAATTATGGCTTCAGACTTTGTTGCAAAATTACTGATCAGCTACGGCATATACATCAGGACCTGTGACGATAAAATCGGACTGGAGGGGCAGTTTATCAGACTGGCTTCGCGGTCCAGAACAGAAAACAATTACATCATCAATAGCCTGAGGTGCTGTCTGGAAATGAATGTAGTTTTAGACCTGATCGATGAAAAGGCTATTTAA